Proteins from one Pseudostreptobacillus hongkongensis genomic window:
- a CDS encoding restriction endonuclease subunit S, which translates to MYNNGVNFDSKNNKYYSIEYKKLGDICDYEQPNKYIVSSKIYKEEYNIPVLTAGKTFILGYSNEEKGIYEASKNSVIIFDDFTTDNKWVDFDFKVKSSAMKIITSKNINQVLLKYVYYWLNTIPKNNIVEEHKRQWISNYANKIIPIPPIEIQQKIVSKLDKLETIINSINCGLPKEIELRTKQYEYYREQLLTFDK; encoded by the coding sequence GTGTATAATAATGGGGTAAATTTTGATTCAAAAAATAATAAATATTATTCAATTGAATATAAAAAATTAGGAGATATTTGTGATTATGAACAACCTAATAAGTATATAGTTTCTTCAAAAATTTATAAAGAAGAATATAATATTCCTGTATTAACTGCTGGAAAAACATTTATTTTAGGTTATTCTAATGAAGAAAAAGGAATATATGAAGCAAGTAAAAATTCAGTAATAATATTTGATGATTTTACAACAGATAATAAATGGGTTGATTTTGATTTTAAGGTAAAATCATCTGCAATGAAGATAATAACTTCTAAAAATATAAATCAAGTATTATTGAAGTATGTTTATTACTGGTTAAATACAATACCTAAGAATAATATAGTGGAAGAACATAAAAGACAATGGATATCAAATTATGCAAATAAAATAATCCCAATTCCACCAATTGAAATTCAACAAAAAATAGTATCAAAACTAGATAAATTAGAAACTATTATAAATTCAATTAATTGTGGACTGCCTAAAGAAATAGAATTAAGAACTAAACAATATGAATATTATAGAGAACAATTATTAACATTTGATAAATGA